The DNA sequence GACAGGCCATGTTTAACGACGTAGCGCCCAAGCTTCAGCGCCAGTGCGCTATCCTGGCAGTCAATCGCCCACACCATCAGGGTGACGACAACCTCATCCTGTCGGCCGCTGTCGCTTGCCAGCGTGCCATCAATCCAGCCGTCGTATTCCGGCAGCATGGCTTTTTTCATCTCCGCTTTGGTTGCAGCGGATTGCACCTGTTTCAGTGCGGCCTGATGCAGGCGCAGGCGGTGAAGGATTTGTTCATGGGCGGTACGCGACACCTCCGTTTCGGCGTCGGTGTCCGCCTGGCCCCGGCGCTCGGCCATGACCCGCTGAAAGTGTCGCTGTGCCGGTGTCAGCATGTTGTGTTCTCCGGTTGGGGCGGAGTGTTACCCCGCCGGGTTGTTACTGGCCGTCACCTGCTGCCTGTGCAAACTGAATCCCGTCGATCAGGGCGACCTTGCCGTAGTCCTCCACCACAAAGTCATCATTGGACGACTGGTAGGTCGCTATCCGGTTGTAATGGGGCTCTTCGACGATGCTGCGGCGCAGCGCCCCCAGTTGGTAGTAAACCGACAGGTTTTTAAACGAAGTGATCAGCACCGCATTGGATGGGAAGTACGGTGCCAGAAAGGTCGGCAGGCCGCCCACGCGATCCTGACTGACAATCAGCTGACCGGCCAGTAATTCGGTATTGGGGTTGCTCTGACTTAGCGCATTGAGGCGTGGAAAGTTGCTGGACGTCAGCAGGTCTGACGCCATGATGACCACCAGATCCGGTGCCTTGCGATGCCACGGATCTAACAGGCTGTTTTTGGCGTCAAACACGGCAGTGTCGAGGTTGCCGTAGGTGCCTTTGGCGACAATCTTGTTGTCTTCATCGCGGGCAGTCAGCGTGACGTTTTTGATAATGCGGTGCGCCGCATCGTTGCGGATTTTTTGCAGCCAGCCGACACCGCAATCCTGCAATAGCGGATTGACGCTACGGTTGGATGTCTCGGCATAAGTGGTGCCGTTGAAACCAACCATGATGCGATCAAGGCCGATTTGCCGCGCATTGGCCTGGCTTATCAGCGCCTGAAAGTTCGGCTGTGTCGCCCAGGCATCCAACTGCGGGTAGCTGACCGCCGAGTCATAGTTTACTTTGCGACAGTAATAGCTGTTCGGCTCTTTGGAATGGTTGTCCGTTGGGTTACGGCGGGCCGTGCCGTCGCTGCTGTTGTTGGTGCTGGCAATCGGCCCTTTACTGCCGATCAGGATTTTCTGACCTTCCTGCGCTTTTACACCAAATACGTTAATCTGCTTCAGAAATTCATCGCTTTCCTGTGCCGCCTGTTCCATACGCTGCTGGGCAGCAGGCGTGACACTGTACGCCATTGCCACCGCATTCGGTTGCACCCCGTTCAGCTGCGCCTGACGTGAAATGTACTGATCAAAAAGATTACGGGTAGAGTTTTCCATGTTCGCTTGTCTCGTCTCGCTTAACGGTCGTTAAAAGTCAGCCAGTTGTACGCTGCTGTTACCACCGCTGGCCGCCGGGCGCTGGCTGTAACTGTTATCCTGCGTCGCCAGTTTTTGCGTGAGTGCAGCCAGTTCACCGGTCAGCGTCTGGATAGTGCGGTTGTCCTGCTGCTGTTGGGTTTTCAGCGTGTTGAAACTGTCCAGCAGGTCAGCATGGGACTGGGCGATGTTCTCCACTGCCTCGTGCACCTGGGTAAACTGTTCACTGTCCGACTTACGGCCTTTGCCGATAATCCCCATCACGCGGGAAAACCACTGTTTCCCTGCGTCGCTGTTTTGACTGGCAAGCTCGATGATTTCCGCTTCAATGGCGTCAGAAAACAGCGGCGCGTCGCCTTGCTGCTTGTTGAATGCCTGGATTTGTGCGCGTTGCTGGGCGGTAAACTTGAGGCGCTCAGTGCCAAGGCTGGCCGGGGTGTCGGTCATGGCCAACCCCACGACATATGCCTTGCCGTTGAGGGCAAACTGAGGGTGCAACTCAATACTGGAATACACCTTCTTGCCTTCATCAGTCAGTTGCTTCATGCGCGCTGAGGGTTCGATTTCCGCATAGAGTGCGGTACGTCCGGCGAGCGGCCCTTCAGTAATGTCTTCCGTACTTAATGCGGTCACATCCCCCATCGCGCCAAATTCGCTATTGGGCAGCATGGAAAGGTAGTGCTCAACGTTGACGCGTGCGCCATACACATCAGTGCGGTAACTGGCGGCGGCGTCGCGCAAGTGTTCAGGGCTGATTTCACGCCCGTCAACGGTGGAGCCGGAGACAGCAACGCGGAATTTTTTACGGGCGGGCTGGGTTGTTGCGCTCATGCCTGTTTGTCCTGTCATGTGGTGTCAGTGGCGTCATGATGGCAGAGCGTAACTCTCTGTCTCAACGCGGTTTTGTTGTCGGCGGAGGGCCAGAGCCGAAAGTGGGCGAAAGGCGGATCGCGCGCGGGTAATCTTCCCGGCAGAGGGGGAAACCGCGCATGATTCAGGATGCATTTGTACGGCAGCGAGCAAAACAGCTTTACTGGCAGGGCTACCCGCCAGCGGAAATCTCGCGCCTGATGGGGATTAATCAAAACACGGTGTACGCCTGGAAAAAGCGCGACGAATGGGACGAAACGCCGCCTATCCAGCGCGTAACGCATTCTATCGATGCACGGTTGTGCCAGTTGGCCCAGAAGCCGACTAAAACCGGTGGCGACCTGAAGGAAATGGACGCGCTAACCCGGCAGTTGAAAACGCTGAACGACGGCCAGCCGGGCAATGCCGCAGGCGGCAAGAAACCCCGCCAGCGTAAAGTGAAAAATCACTTCACGGACGAGCAAATCACCGCGCTGCGGGAAAAAATACTGGATTCCCTTTCGTGGCATCAACTTGGCTGGTATGAGCAACGTCACCACCGAAACCGCATGATACTGAAATCACGCCAGGTGGGTGCCACCTGGTATTTTGCACGCGAGGCATTGCTTGATGCACTGCGCGACGATGTGAAATACCCCTATCAGCGCAACCAGATTTTTCTGTCGGCGTCACGTCGGCAGGCACACCAGTTCCGGGGCTTTATCCAGAAGGTGGCGGAAGAGGTGGACGTTGAACTGAAAGGCGGTGACAAAATCATCCTGAGCAACGGGGCCGAGTTGCATTTCCTCGGCACGTCTGCGGCAACGGCGCAGTCCTACACCGGCAATCTGAAGTTTGACGAGTTTTTTTGGGTCAGCAATTTCACCAATCTGCGCAGGGTAGCCGGAGCGATGGCGACGCTGAAGGGGCTGACGCGCACCTACTTTTCCACCCCGTCGAGCGAAACCCATGAAGCCTACCCGTTCTGGACGGGCGCACGCTGGAATGAGAAGCGCAGCAAGGCGAAAAAAGTTGAGTTTGATGTGTCCTGGAAAGCGCTCAATAGCGGCTTGCTATGCCCGGATAAAACCTGGCGGCAGATTGTGACGTTACAGGATGTTATCGATCACGGCTGGGAATACACCGACCTGGAGGAAATTCAGGATGAAAACAGCGGAGATGATTTTCTCAACCTGTATATGTGTGAGTTCGTCCGGGATGGCGAATCCGCGTTTAATCTTAACGCCCTGATCGGCTGCGGTACCGACGGTTACGACGAGTGGCCGGACTGGAAGCCGTTCGCATCACGCCCGATGGCCGATCGCGGTGTCTGGATTGGTTATGACGCCAACGGCAGCAGCGGTAACGGCGACAGCGGGGCCATCTCGGTGGTGGTACCCCCCCTGGTGGCAGGCGGCAAGTTCCGCACCATCGAAACCCAGCAGATACGCGGCCTGGAGTTCGAAGAGCAGGCGAAGGTTATCGAGGCGCTGACCTTCAAATACAACGTGCAGCACATCGCCATCGATGGCACCGGTATCGGTGAAGCAGTCTACCAGATTGTGAAGAAATTCTTCCCGGCGGCAGTGTGCTTCCTGATGTCGGTGTCATCCAAACGCGCCTTAGTGCTGAAAATGCTTCAGGTCATTCGTGCCGGTCGCTGGGAGTACGACCACAGCGAGCGCGCACTGATTAATGCGTTTAACGCCGTGCGGCGCGTCAAGACACCGGGTGGCATCATGACTTACGACACCGACCGCGCACGCGGCTCTAATCATGGCGATCTGGCCTGGGCAACCATGCTGGCCGTCATCAATGAACCACTTGGCCAGGAACAGGGCGGTGGTGGCTTTGCGATGGAGTTCTGATGAAAAGAAAAAACAAATCCGGCACACATCAGGCGGCTAACGCCAGTCAGCCGGATATGGCCTCGGCCCTGAAAAGCGATCCGGGGCTGAGTGCGTTTACCTTTGACGGCCCCTATCCGGTCATGGACGGCCATGACCTGCTGGATAACATGTATTGCGCCGACAATGGCCGTTATTACGATACCCCGGTGGACTGGTACGGGCTGGCTCGCGCATTTGGCAGCGCGTCATGGCACCAGTCGGCGCTGTACTTCAAACGCAATGCGCTGACCGGGTGCTTTATCCCGCACCCGTTATTGTCGCGTCAGGCGTTCTCCGCCTTCGTGCTCGACTGGTTTGTTTTCGGCAACGGTTATCTTGAACGACGGGTCAACCGATTGGGCGGCGTGCTTGCCCTGCGCCACGTTCCGGCCAAGTACACCCGGCGCGGCAGCGACCTGAATACCTATTGGTTTATCCGCCAGTGGAAAGATGAACACACGTTTGATACCGACAGCGTGTGCCATGTCATCAACCCGGATATTCATCAGGAGATCTACGGTATGCCGGAGTACATGGGCGCGCTGCTGTCGGCAAGCCTGTCACACTCCGCCGATATGTTCCGCAAGCTCTACTATGACAACGGTTCGCACGCCGGGTGCATTATCTACATCGGCGCATCGCAGGTGGATAACGAGAGTATGGAGAGCGTGAAGAAAACGCTGAAGGAAGCGCGCGGTAAAGGCGCGTTTAAAAACCTGCTGTTACATGCGCCGGGCGGCGGTGAAAAAGGGGTGCAGATTATTCCCTTCAGCCAGATATCCGCCAAGGATGAATTCCTGAATATCAAATCGGTGACGCGTGACGACATCCTCGCGGCGCACCGTGTACCGCCGCAACTGATGGGGGCCATGCCGGAAGGCAACGGTTCTTTTGGCGATGTGGAGAAGGCCGCGCGGGTGTTCGCCATCAACGAATTAATGCCGGTAATGGAAGCGCTGAAGCATGTGAATGACTGGCTTGGTATGGAGGTGATCCGCTTCAACCCTTACGCCCTGCTGAAAGCCGAGTGATACCCCGCCGCTGCCGCCGTACTCACACGGCGGTTTTTATTCAAAAACTTTCACGTCACCCACGCGTAATCTCTTTTCAGATCAACGGCTAACGCCACCATTTCCCACCCACATAAAACCGCATCAGCGCCACGCCATTGGGCGCTCACACCGGATGCCGCGCCGCGTCTCCCGAAGGGACATACGCACGCAGCAGGCCGGGAAATAGGTCGGATTTGGCACATCAACGGGGAGCCCTGCCTACCCCCCATCGCGGGGGCTGTTCCCCCGTCACCTGCGCGCTGCTCTCGCTTCATTTTTTGTGCAAGTGCAGAAACCGGCCCGGCGCGCGTGCGTACCGGGCGGAAAGGGGAAAAATAGCATCAAAAAAGTTGTGCAAAATTGTGCGGATTTGTTCAAGAATCAGTTGCAGCTTCTTCTATAGCCTGTGCATATGAAGGATTGCTAGTTGGGTTCTGAAGTTCTAACGTCAGCCCACGTTTCCCATTGTGTATATTACATACGAAATTTGATTTTGGATCTCTATAGACTGTTCTGTACTGTCCCGGTTCTGCTTTTATTTCCCAAATTCCAAACAGTTTCGCGATTCTTGCCGCGATTTCAGGTGTAATCTTCATTATCCAATCCTTTTGTAATTATTGATATTTTGTTAAAGCTGCCGGTGATACATCTAACAATTTAGCTATACCTGTTTTACTCATCCCTGCATTTCTCAGTATGTAAATTAGATTTTTACCATCGTCAGTAATGCGACCTCCTGAGGTTTTTGCGATGTCAATAATGCTGTCTAGGATTTCAACTTTTTTTTCTAATTCAGCTAGTTGCTTTTGTATTGGACTGATTGCCATAGTCTGTTTTCGCTCAATGCAATTAATTATGTTTTAAACTTAACCTAAATATTTAAAACATTCAATCATTTTTTTAATTTTTTCATTCAGTGTCTCATGATTTTAAAGCCCACTATCTCTGGTGGGCCATGGCATCATTGATTCTTTTTAAACCATGCGAACATAGATATGCACACTCATAAATCACAAAATCATCTGCTCAGGCCGACACCCATACAGTTCAGCCAATTTTTCGCGGGTTTTCTTTTGCGGTCGAGAGTCTTTTGCTTCCCACTGTGAAACCGCTGATTGTGTCGTCCCCAGCTTTTCAGCCACATCATATTGTGATAATCCACGATGTATGCGCCAGGCAGCAAGCAGGCTTACATCGTCACGAAACATGATTTCTACCACTTCATTAGGCACGGTTTCGTTATCATGCTCATCAGCAAGATAAGGGATCTCTTCATAGCCTGCGTCGCTATCAGACATCAGCTTTTCATATTCGCCGATTGGCAGCACTACAAACTGAGGCTTGCCGTTCACGTCATTGATAAATTGTAGTTTTGACATAATTTCATCCGGGTGTCAGTGAGTCGCGGTGTATGTCATAAGGAAACGGGCGGGTTTCCCCGCCTGATAGTCAGTAAGTTGTTGAGGTTCTGCGCTTGACCGCCTGCACTTCGCAAACAACAGGCTCACCCTTAATGATCTCGAAAATAACTCTGTAATCTCCCACGCGTAACCTAAATTTACCGGCCTCACCTTTCAACGCGGTAATATCGAGTTTGACTGCGGGAAAATTCTCCAACTCGGCGACTTTCTCACTAATGGTGTCCTGATATCTTCGGTCTATCGTTGAACGTTGTTTCAACGCTTTCCTTGTCCAGATTACCTTTACCATCTGTTTCCTCGGTTTTTAAAGAGCATATCCGCTTGGGATGAACCGACAATAAGATATTTATCTAATTAACGCAACAATTATCTAATCTTTAATCTAATTATCTTATATCTCTCCGTCTATTTTCATCATCTCAGCCATTATCGCTAACCATTCGCTGGCAGCTTTGCTTCCCATATAGCTCATAGATGGCCAGCACAGACATTTATGACTCGCGGCTCAACTCACGCAGCGCCGCGACTCGCTGCATCAAACCAGCTTTATCAACCTGCTGTTTCTCTGCTTCACGATACAGTTCCCCGTTTCTTCTGGCGTAATAACGATATCCACAAAACTCAATGGGATGACCCGCAGCCAGCCTGCTGGCCTCTCCGATGCTGATATCCCAGCCTATTGAGCGGGCGAAATCGGCAATACTCGCGCGCCAGTCGTCCGATCGCTTACGAACAGTCTGTTTTTCTGTTGATTCAGGTAGCTGAGTTGTAGACGAGTGATGGTTATGCCGCCGATCTGGCGGCTGGGTTCGCAACCGATTGAGCAAGGCGCGCCGTTCTTTGTCGGTCATGTGGTCAAAGTCGGTGAAGGTTTGAGCGGATGTATCGTCAATTTCTCCATCTGGCGGTTCACGGCCACCATAGCCATCCCCATCTATACCTGCCGGAATGGCTGTTTTTTCATCTCCCGTAGAGTTATTGACAGAACTCCAAGCGTCGCCGGTTGGCGACGTAACGGCTACACCACTCCCGGTGCCAATGCTGGCACCATCGTCAATGGCCTGTTTTTTGCGGATTTTCCACTTGATTAACCGGGTGCAGATACGGGATATCGCCCCCATACGTGGGGAGAACACACCGAAGATTTTTTCCGGTGTCTCGCCGTAGGTGTTTTGTTCGTCAGCGTCTTCATAGGCAATGCGCACGGTGTAGCGCTCGCGTGGGATCAGCACACCGCCTTGCTTTTCGATGTACGTGGCAAAGCAACCGGCGTCAGCCGATGCCAACACGGCATCCATTGCCGGGTCAGCAAGCTGCGCGGCCCCGCGTTTAAACGTGCCGTTTTCTTTCTGGGCTGCGGTAAGCTGGTTTGCCAGGCGACGCAGCTCACGCCATACCGTTACCGGCGGCAACCCGAACGGCTGAAACTGTCGGATGTTATGCTGTGACGCCCAGGCCATCGCAAACTTTGCCGTTTCACGTAACGGCTTACCGGTTTCGTTATCCAGCTCGCCATCCAGCGCGTAACCGTCGATATTTTTACTGATGTACTTCGCCACGTACGCCGTCGCGCTGCCTTTTCTTGGATCGAGCTTTTTAGCCTTGAATCGTGCGCCGGTGTTGCGCCCCAGCTCCGCACGGTCTTCAGCAATAAAATACTCACGCAAGATATCAGTGATGGCCTTCCTGTCGGCAGGTGGCATAAACAGCAACACATGCCAGTGCGGGGTAGCGTCGTGGTGCGGCTCGGCAACACGGAAACCATAGGGACGCAGGCCTCGGCGATTTAGTTTTGACATCGCTTTAGCCCAGGTGCGGCACAAATACCGCTGCCCTTGACGAGGAGAAGCATGATCCCATTTAGGGTTTTGATGACCGTTCTGGATGTTAGCGTGGTAACGCGACGGGCAGGTGATAGTAAGGAAAACACCTTCATCACCCCGCGCGATTGCCACCATTTCAACACCGGCCATGCGCGTCATCAGTTCATGGCGGCGAATAACGGGATTACTGATGCTGGCATACACCATGCTCTCTAACGAGGCGACGTTACCATCTTCATCAACCAGTTCATGCGCTTTAAAATACTCACGGTTTTTGCGGCGCTGCTCTTGCCACAGGTTAAGCGCATCAAGGCTGACATACGGCATACGCTTTTTATGCACAACGCCGATGGCGCGGAACTGGTTTTCCCGCCATTCACAACGCAGTCGCCACAACTTCCGCTCCCACCATTCAGGTGATGTGATGCGCAAAATGGCGGAATAGATGCGGTGCCGGGCTTGTTCATCACCGATAACCAACCCCCAGCACGGCGGCGTCACACGTAATGCCAGCAGTTCGCGTCCCAGATGGCGATATAGCCACTGCATTTCATCATTGGTCATGTCCTCCGGCGATGTGTTGCCGCACTCGGTTTCAAACATTTCGGCGACGGCGGCCGCCAGAGTGTGCGCGGCATTAATCACCTCATGTTTGGTAAACCCGGCCAGATGTG is a window from the Dickeya lacustris genome containing:
- a CDS encoding phage major capsid protein, P2 family; this encodes MENSTRNLFDQYISRQAQLNGVQPNAVAMAYSVTPAAQQRMEQAAQESDEFLKQINVFGVKAQEGQKILIGSKGPIASTNNSSDGTARRNPTDNHSKEPNSYYCRKVNYDSAVSYPQLDAWATQPNFQALISQANARQIGLDRIMVGFNGTTYAETSNRSVNPLLQDCGVGWLQKIRNDAAHRIIKNVTLTARDEDNKIVAKGTYGNLDTAVFDAKNSLLDPWHRKAPDLVVIMASDLLTSSNFPRLNALSQSNPNTELLAGQLIVSQDRVGGLPTFLAPYFPSNAVLITSFKNLSVYYQLGALRRSIVEEPHYNRIATYQSSNDDFVVEDYGKVALIDGIQFAQAAGDGQ
- a CDS encoding GPO family capsid scaffolding protein, which produces MSATTQPARKKFRVAVSGSTVDGREISPEHLRDAAASYRTDVYGARVNVEHYLSMLPNSEFGAMGDVTALSTEDITEGPLAGRTALYAEIEPSARMKQLTDEGKKVYSSIELHPQFALNGKAYVVGLAMTDTPASLGTERLKFTAQQRAQIQAFNKQQGDAPLFSDAIEAEIIELASQNSDAGKQWFSRVMGIIGKGRKSDSEQFTQVHEAVENIAQSHADLLDSFNTLKTQQQQDNRTIQTLTGELAALTQKLATQDNSYSQRPAASGGNSSVQLADF
- a CDS encoding terminase large subunit domain-containing protein, whose product is MIQDAFVRQRAKQLYWQGYPPAEISRLMGINQNTVYAWKKRDEWDETPPIQRVTHSIDARLCQLAQKPTKTGGDLKEMDALTRQLKTLNDGQPGNAAGGKKPRQRKVKNHFTDEQITALREKILDSLSWHQLGWYEQRHHRNRMILKSRQVGATWYFAREALLDALRDDVKYPYQRNQIFLSASRRQAHQFRGFIQKVAEEVDVELKGGDKIILSNGAELHFLGTSAATAQSYTGNLKFDEFFWVSNFTNLRRVAGAMATLKGLTRTYFSTPSSETHEAYPFWTGARWNEKRSKAKKVEFDVSWKALNSGLLCPDKTWRQIVTLQDVIDHGWEYTDLEEIQDENSGDDFLNLYMCEFVRDGESAFNLNALIGCGTDGYDEWPDWKPFASRPMADRGVWIGYDANGSSGNGDSGAISVVVPPLVAGGKFRTIETQQIRGLEFEEQAKVIEALTFKYNVQHIAIDGTGIGEAVYQIVKKFFPAAVCFLMSVSSKRALVLKMLQVIRAGRWEYDHSERALINAFNAVRRVKTPGGIMTYDTDRARGSNHGDLAWATMLAVINEPLGQEQGGGGFAMEF
- a CDS encoding phage portal protein, with translation MKRKNKSGTHQAANASQPDMASALKSDPGLSAFTFDGPYPVMDGHDLLDNMYCADNGRYYDTPVDWYGLARAFGSASWHQSALYFKRNALTGCFIPHPLLSRQAFSAFVLDWFVFGNGYLERRVNRLGGVLALRHVPAKYTRRGSDLNTYWFIRQWKDEHTFDTDSVCHVINPDIHQEIYGMPEYMGALLSASLSHSADMFRKLYYDNGSHAGCIIYIGASQVDNESMESVKKTLKEARGKGAFKNLLLHAPGGGEKGVQIIPFSQISAKDEFLNIKSVTRDDILAAHRVPPQLMGAMPEGNGSFGDVEKAARVFAINELMPVMEALKHVNDWLGMEVIRFNPYALLKAE
- a CDS encoding helix-turn-helix domain-containing protein is translated as MSKLQFINDVNGKPQFVVLPIGEYEKLMSDSDAGYEEIPYLADEHDNETVPNEVVEIMFRDDVSLLAAWRIHRGLSQYDVAEKLGTTQSAVSQWEAKDSRPQKKTREKLAELYGCRPEQMIL
- a CDS encoding type II toxin-antitoxin system RelE family toxin, with the translated sequence MVKVIWTRKALKQRSTIDRRYQDTISEKVAELENFPAVKLDITALKGEAGKFRLRVGDYRVIFEIIKGEPVVCEVQAVKRRTSTTY
- a CDS encoding replication endonuclease; protein product: MPEQWAYPWNAPRPAISAPSGVADLRPSLLVTDAEPNPAVTRHLSRMVKRALATGDDRNLSQAVAQLEHREPNSTQLRIRRALAEIERQGHQETISGWMKTPEGVAAHLHEQPPFIRDVYRQKIEWLRANREPRHTSAFFMGTVKKALLRLDAVRAQQGVRDGFASELAAYWGPRWSHLAGFTKHEVINAAHTLAAAVAEMFETECGNTSPEDMTNDEMQWLYRHLGRELLALRVTPPCWGLVIGDEQARHRIYSAILRITSPEWWERKLWRLRCEWRENQFRAIGVVHKKRMPYVSLDALNLWQEQRRKNREYFKAHELVDEDGNVASLESMVYASISNPVIRRHELMTRMAGVEMVAIARGDEGVFLTITCPSRYHANIQNGHQNPKWDHASPRQGQRYLCRTWAKAMSKLNRRGLRPYGFRVAEPHHDATPHWHVLLFMPPADRKAITDILREYFIAEDRAELGRNTGARFKAKKLDPRKGSATAYVAKYISKNIDGYALDGELDNETGKPLRETAKFAMAWASQHNIRQFQPFGLPPVTVWRELRRLANQLTAAQKENGTFKRGAAQLADPAMDAVLASADAGCFATYIEKQGGVLIPRERYTVRIAYEDADEQNTYGETPEKIFGVFSPRMGAISRICTRLIKWKIRKKQAIDDGASIGTGSGVAVTSPTGDAWSSVNNSTGDEKTAIPAGIDGDGYGGREPPDGEIDDTSAQTFTDFDHMTDKERRALLNRLRTQPPDRRHNHHSSTTQLPESTEKQTVRKRSDDWRASIADFARSIGWDISIGEASRLAAGHPIEFCGYRYYARRNGELYREAEKQQVDKAGLMQRVAALRELSRES